The DNA window TGAAATACAACCCGCGCCCGATGATGTGGACATGCCCGTGCTGCCCATTGTCCTTTTGCTCAATCTCGGCAGCGGCATCACATCTGTCATTGCCGATTACAATTCGCGCAAACCTAAAAAACTGAATCCATCGCGCATTCGAACACAAATTACAGCGCACGGCGTAAACCGTTTTATTTCGTCGCCTTATCTGGCCGAGCAGCTTGCAAAGCATTCAACTTTGTATCCGGGCAAAGACAGCACGCAGCTTCGCCGCATTTTTACCGGCGGCGCGCCCGTGTTTCCCGATCAGGCGGCAACCATGCAGCAAGGCTATGCACAGGCGCAGATAAACATAGTGTACGGCTCCACCGAGGCTGAACCAATAAGCCGCATCACCGCTTCTGAACTTACACAGCAGGGCGAACTAAGCCGGGGGCTTGCAGTAGGTCACATTGCCAAAGCTGCTACTGTAATCATTCTCCCTATTACCAATTCGCCCATCGAAGTAAATGATGCACAACATCTGCAAGCGATGCAACTATCTTCCGGCGAAGTGGGCGAAATTGTGGTGAGCGGCCCGCATGTGTTGCGTCATTATATTGATAACCCGGAAGCAGTGAAGCAAAACAAGATCTTTACCGGAAACACAGTCTGGCACCGCACAGGTGATGCAGGCTTTGTAAATGACGACGGACAACTTTTTCTCTGCGGTCGCTGTAATGCAATTATTACCGACAAAGCCGGGCACATGCTTACACCGTTTTTGTGGGAAGGAAAATTACGGTTGATAGATGGTGTTGCAGCCGGCACAATAATGCAACAGGGCGAGAAAATTGTGGCCGTAATTGAACCATTAAAAAATGCAATGCTTGAAAAAATAAAACGTGAAATCAGCGAAGCGTATCCGTTTGATGAAATCCGCGTATTACCACAAATCCCAAGAGATCCGCGTCATTTTTCGAAAGTAGATTACGGAAAGTTGAAGGAGTTGATGATGAAGTAGATGTATGAGTAATCCGATTCTCACAGGTTCGCTGGTTTGTGCTACAGTGGTAGCGGTTTATGCTGTTTCGGTGTATTCATTTACACGTCATAAAACGAAAACAGCAGTAGGCCTGCTCATGCTTTGCGGTGCGGTGCTGAGTATTTATGTGTCGTCGGATAATTACCTGCACGAGTGGGACGAACGCTTTCATGCGTTGGTGGCGCGCAATATGATGGAAACACCGCTTACACCAAAACTGTATTCCAACCATGTATTGCCTTTCGATTATACCGACTGGACATCGAATAATATCTGGCTGCATAAACAACCGCTTCCGCTCTGGCTCATGGCGGGCAGCATGCACATTACAGGAATAAACGAATGGGGAGTCCGGTTACCGTCAATCATTGCTACTACATTTCTGATACTGTTCACTTTTCGTATCGGGCAACGGTTGAAAGACACACGCACCGGCTATATTGCGGCCTTGCTCATTTCGCTTAACGGATTGATTATTGAAACGAGCGGCGGCCGTGCAGCTACCGACCATTACGATGTACTTTATCTGTTTTTTATTACGCTTGGGGTATGGATGGCATTGCGTTTTGCCGATACGAAAAAAACTGTTTTCAATTTACTTACGGCAGTGGCTGTGTCGGCGGCAATTCTTACACGCTGGCTGCCTGCGCTTATTGTATTACCACTCTGGCTGCTTGCCGTGGTGCACTCGGCGAAATTTCAGCGGCGCGAAATAATACTTCAGTTCATGTTACTTTGTACCGCAATTGCAATACTCGTACTGCCGTGGCAAATTTACTCAGCCATTTATTTTCCCGACGAGTGGAAATGGGAACAAAGCTATAATTTACGGCATTTTACAGAGGCGCTTGAAGGCCATAGTGGTCCGTGGTATTTTCACTTCGAGAAAATGTCGATTGCATTTGGCGATTACTTTCTGATTGTGCTAGGCTGGTTTATCTACAAAACACTACGCAAACCACGCTGGAATAATCTTATTCTGCTCACATGGCTTGGGGTACCGCTGCTTTTTTTCACCCTTGCCGCCACACGCATGACCGGTTACACGTTGTTTACGGCTCCGGCCGCTTTTATCATAGCAGGTGAATTTTGCAGCATGCTGATTGATCTCAGCGAAAAAAGAAACTGGAAAATTATTTCGCCGGTGTTGCTGACTGTGTTTGCTTTTTTTACGCTTCGATACAGCAATGAACGCATTAAGTTTTTCGACGGCAACACCCGCAATCCGCGGTGGGTACAGCAGCTTCGGCAAATAAACTCGAACAACCCGCATCCGAAAACCATTTACTTCAATATGAACCGTCCTGTGGAAACGATGTTTTATACGGGGTGTTTGGCTTATCCGATAGTTCCGGATGCGGATAAGCTGAAAGCGTTGCGGGCGTTGGGCTACCGGCTGGTGATTAATGCGGATGCAGAAACGGAATTGCCCTTGTCTGATGTGGAGGTGATCAATGCGGATGCGTTGCGTGGAGCGGTGCAGGAAGATTAAACCTACTCCCCCGCCAGCTCTTCCCTGAACTGCAATTCAAACAATTTCCGGTACTGTC is part of the Bacteroidota bacterium genome and encodes:
- a CDS encoding AMP-binding protein, whose protein sequence is MNIARHFFTSAAAHPHKAAIIDRDGRAISFGELANEVKTAAAYYRSKGIGRGDRVLVFVPMSIELYRSVLAIFHIGAVAIFLDEWVSRERLELCCRMAQCKAFIAPFKLRALAFLLSPQLRRVPVWLGKGIKKTDAATEAEAVAANETALITFTTGSTGIPKAADRTHAFLQAQFDALVDEIQPAPDDVDMPVLPIVLLLNLGSGITSVIADYNSRKPKKLNPSRIRTQITAHGVNRFISSPYLAEQLAKHSTLYPGKDSTQLRRIFTGGAPVFPDQAATMQQGYAQAQINIVYGSTEAEPISRITASELTQQGELSRGLAVGHIAKAATVIILPITNSPIEVNDAQHLQAMQLSSGEVGEIVVSGPHVLRHYIDNPEAVKQNKIFTGNTVWHRTGDAGFVNDDGQLFLCGRCNAIITDKAGHMLTPFLWEGKLRLIDGVAAGTIMQQGEKIVAVIEPLKNAMLEKIKREISEAYPFDEIRVLPQIPRDPRHFSKVDYGKLKELMMK
- a CDS encoding glycosyltransferase family 39 protein; protein product: MSNPILTGSLVCATVVAVYAVSVYSFTRHKTKTAVGLLMLCGAVLSIYVSSDNYLHEWDERFHALVARNMMETPLTPKLYSNHVLPFDYTDWTSNNIWLHKQPLPLWLMAGSMHITGINEWGVRLPSIIATTFLILFTFRIGQRLKDTRTGYIAALLISLNGLIIETSGGRAATDHYDVLYLFFITLGVWMALRFADTKKTVFNLLTAVAVSAAILTRWLPALIVLPLWLLAVVHSAKFQRREIILQFMLLCTAIAILVLPWQIYSAIYFPDEWKWEQSYNLRHFTEALEGHSGPWYFHFEKMSIAFGDYFLIVLGWFIYKTLRKPRWNNLILLTWLGVPLLFFTLAATRMTGYTLFTAPAAFIIAGEFCSMLIDLSEKRNWKIISPVLLTVFAFFTLRYSNERIKFFDGNTRNPRWVQQLRQINSNNPHPKTIYFNMNRPVETMFYTGCLAYPIVPDADKLKALRALGYRLVINADAETELPLSDVEVINADALRGAVQED